A stretch of DNA from Candidatus Angelobacter sp.:
CCAGCCCGATCATGCCGACACGCAAATCCTCGGCGGCGCTCGCGGTGAGGGCAAAGGTCAAGGTCGTGAAAAGAAGGGATTTGACGAAGAGTTTCATAGCTTTGCAGCGGTCAGGATAGATTCGATCCGAGCCCTCCGTCAAACTGCACTTGGAGCCTTTTGCCGGGGCGAAATGTAACCGATGCGGAGTCAATGCGCCGTTCCGCACGCGCAACGGACCTGAGGCGAAGCAGCCGCCGCCTTCGCCGGATCGTAATTCAAGTACGGTCCCAGCCATTTCTCAACCTCCTGCAAGGTCATGCCCTTGCGTAGATGGTAGTCAAGCATCTGGTCGCGGCCGAGTTTGCCGACGGCGAAATATTTCGACTCCGGATGGGCGAAATAAAGCCCGCTCACACTGCTGCCCGGCCACATGGCGTAACTCTCGGTAAGCTTGATTCCGGCGTTTTTCTCCGCATCGAGCAACTGCCATAAAATGCCCTTTTCAGTGTGGTCGGGACAGGCCGGATACCCCGCCGCCGGTCGAATGCCGCGATACTTCTCACCGATCAGGTCTTCGGCCGCCAGGTTCTCTTTCCTGCCGTAGCCCCATTCCTCGCGCACTCGCTTGTGCAGCCATTCGGCAAAGGCTTCGGCGAGGCGGTCGGCCAGCGCTTCGGCCATGATGGCATTGTAATCGTCGTGGTCCTTCTTGAACCTCTCGACGAGTTCCCCGAGTCCATGTCCGCTGGTGACGGCGAATGCTCCGAGGTGGTCGTTCGATCGAGAAGTTTTGGGCGCGATGAAATCCGCCAGACACCAGTTCGGCGTGC
This window harbors:
- a CDS encoding vitamin B12 dependent-methionine synthase activation domain-containing protein, producing the protein PVVGSLIAADQKAAFVRTIRDEYDRVRSQHASHATKIVSLEQARARAPELSYADVPRPEFIGVRVLSSGESADGTRAAAVSLADLVPFIDWSPFFHTWELRGRYPAILDHPRHGQEARKLFADAQELLGKIVAGKLLRPRGVYGLFPAHRVGDDVELCTDESRTKALTQFHFLRQQIEKTDGTPNWCLADFIAPKTSRSNDHLGAFAVTSGHGLGELVERFKKDHDDYNAIMAEALADRLAEAFAEWLHKRVREEWGYGRKENLAAEDLIGEKYRGIRPAAGYPACPDHTEKGILWQLLDAEKNAGIKLTESYAMWPGSSVSGLYFAHPESKYFAVGKLGRDQMLDYHLRKGMTLQEVEKWLGPYLNYDPAKAAAASPQVRCACGTAH